From the Dehalococcoidia bacterium genome, the window TGCTCCCACCCCCTTGCCGCCCTCGGCCATTCCGCTGCCACGCCGAGGAGAAGGAACCGACGTCCTGCCCTGGGCAGTGGTCGGCAGCGTCATCGCCCTGGGGGCGGCAGGCGGCTTGCTGCTCTGGCGGCGACTGATCAGGGGATGATGAGGCCGCCGCTGCTGCGCCGCTCGGGCGGGGGCTCGTCGCCGGAGGGTAGCTCGGCCGGGGTGGTCTCGCCGGCGGGGGCCGTCTCCACCAGGGCCGTGCCCGTGGCCTTGGCCAGCTGCTCCAGCAGCGCCTCGGGCGGCACCGCCCCCGGTATGGCCACCCGGTCGTTGATGATGGTGTAGGGCACGGCGCGGATGTTGTAGCGGCGGGCCAGATCGGGGAACTCGGACACCTCGATGGCCTCGGCCGCCACCGCCTTGGGGTTGGCCATGGCCAGGGCATAGGCGGCTCGCACCATCTGCGGACAGTAGGGGCAGGTGGGGGTCACGAACACCTGCACGGTCACCCGCTCCTGCAGGCGCTTGGCCTTGCGCGCGACCGCCTCGGGCAGGGGCACCTCCCGCCGCGAAAGGTGCACGATCGTCTCCACGAACTCGGGGAACTCGTGCCCGCTGGGGAGGCCGTAGAACTTGAGCTGAGGGCCGTCGCGCCCCCTAAGGACGATGGCCGGCACCCGTTCGATGCCGAAGGCGCGCACCGCCTCGGGCTCGTCCTCGAACACGTGAATGCGCAGGCTGATGAGGTCGCTGAGGCCAGCCAGCTCCTGCAGCATCTCCTGAGTAGGTCGACAGTAGCGACAAGGCTCCTTGCCCGGCAGGTAAATGGGCAAGTCCTTCTGGGTGAAGAAGTCTATCCGCACCTGGTCCACCAGCTCGGCCTGAAAGCGCTGTCGCAGCAGTTCCTGGTCTCGCAGCGGGATCAAGCCTCTTCCTCCTCCTGGCGGGTGCGTCGATGGGCCAAAAAGAGCCTGTGGGCAGCCGTCAGCGAGGCAGCTACGGCCAATACCCACAGGACTACCTTCACTTCATTGATTATAAGGCCCAGGCCGAGGATGAACACCCGCTCCGGTCGCGCCAGCAGCCCCTCTCGGAGGGGTATGCCCACCACCTCCGCCCGCGCCCGCACATAGCTGACCAGGAACGAGGCCACCGCAGCCACGAAGGCCAGGAGGGCTCCTTCCTGGTCGCCGTGGCGCAGGAAGAGAAAGGCCAGGCCCCCCAGGACCGCTGCCTCCGAGACACGGTCCAGCACCGCGTCCAGCACCGATCCGAAGCGGGTCTGGCGGCCCGTGGCCCGGGCCAGGGGGCCGTCCACAGCGTCCAGGGCGCTGAAGCCCCAGGCGGCCAGTCCCGCCCCCAGCAGCTCGCCGCGGCCGGCCAGCACCCCGGCCAGCACGTTGCCAGCCGCCCCCAGCAGGCTCACATGGTCGGGACGTACCCCGACTCTGTCCAGGAACAGCAGTGCCGGCGAGAGGTAGCGCTCCAGGGCAGCCCGAGGCAGGAGATACGACATCAGCCGGCCGGGGAGTAGTGCTGGGCGATGACCTGACGATAGTAGTCCAAGACCTCCGTAGCCACCCGCTCCCAGGCGTAGCGGCGCACCGTGGCCAGCCCCCGCTGGCCCATGGCCTCTCGCAGGGCGGGGTCGGAAAGGAGGCGCAGGAGGGCCTGGGCCAGGGCCTCGCCGTCGCCCGGGCTCACCAGCAGCCCTTCCTGCCCGTCACTGATGACCTCACGGAAGCCTTCGATGGCCGAGGCCACCACCGGCACGCCGCTGGCCATAGCCTCCAGCAGGATGAGGCCCTGGCTCTCGGCGCCTGTGTTGGGGGCGCAGAAGACATGGGCGGAGCGGTAGTAGCGGGGCAGGTCGGCCTCGGGCACATACCCGACGAAGACCACGTCCGACAGCCCCGTCCGCTCCACAAAGCGCTGGCAGGGGGCCAGCATTCCGCCGTCGCGTCCGACCACGATGAGGCGGACCTGCGGCATCTCCCTCTTCAGCAGGGCGAAGGCCTGCAGCAGATAGGGCAACCCCTTGCGTCGCTCCAGCCGCCCCAGGAAGAGCACGTTGAGCTTGCCATCGTCGAACTGGGGCAGCGGCTCCACCTCGGGGGAAAAGCGCCCCACGTCCACTCCGTTGGGGATGATGCGGTAGCGGCCGGCGAAATACTTGCTGATGAGCCTCAGGGCCGTCCGCGACACGGCGATACGTCCGTCGATCCGGCCCCAGTAGGGGCGGATCAGGTAGCGGGCGTAGGCGTACAGGCGGCTCCCGCCTTCGCGGGCGGCGTGGAACGTGGCCACCACCGGCCCGGGGTAGAAGCGCAGGAACTGAAAGGGCAGAAGCGGCATGAAGGGCTCGTGCAGGTGCACCAGGTCGAAGCGCTCCCGCTGCAGCAGCCGTCGCACCCGGCCCGCCAGGGTGAAGGACAGGCTGATATGGGCCACCGAGCCGCTGGCCGGCAGCCCCACCGTGTATTTGCCGATGATCTCCAGGTTGTCCAGGGGGTGGGCCCAGAAGCGGGAGCTGGGCGCCACGATGCGCACGTCATGCCCCTGCCGACGGAACTCCCGTGCCAGGTGGGCCACGTGACTGTTGACGCCGCCCGGTATGGACCAGTCGTAAGGGCTGACCAGCGCTATCCTCATGACGGCCGCAGGAAGGGGAAGATGCGCTGGACGAAGCTCATGGCCGTGGCCCCCAGCCCCAGTGTCCGCGGCGTCACCGTCAGTCCCCTCCACTGCTGGACTAGGAGCGGCCACAGCCCCAGCTCCCAGGGCCGCGGGTGGCGGCCGCTGGCAGCAGCGGTAGCCCGCTCCAGGATGGCCCGCCTCAGGTCTTCAGCGCTGCGGCCGGGGAAGAGGGTATAGGCGCTGCCGATGGCCTGGCGGAAATGGGCATCGGAGCCGCCTACTCGCGCCAGACGGTAGCGGTCGGCCAGCTCCTGCACGATGCGGTGGCGCCCGTGCATGAAGGGAAGGCTGCGGGCGAAGCCGTTGGCAACCTCCATGCCGTCGGCGTGGGCCAGCGCCTGCGGCAGCGACATGAGGCGCTCTATGTCGCGGCGGTTCAGGCTGCGGGTCACCAGGCTGAGGGGGTGGGCGATGATGGCCAGGCCCCCCTGGCGGTGGATAGCCTCCACCACCTCAGCGGCGGGGCGCAGGCTGGGCAGGGGGCTCTCGACGAACAGGGCGATGATGTGGCCCTCGATGGCCGTCACCTCCATGCCCACCACCACGTCGAAGCGGTAGCGCCCCTTGGCCCAGGCCTCCCTCACTGCCCAGGCTCCGTCCAGGCTGTCATGGTCGGTGATGGCCACCACGTCCAGATCGGTATGCTCCTGGACGTAGTCCAGCACCTCCTGAGGGCTCGCCATGCCATCGCTGAGGGAGGTATGGACATGCAGGTCTGCCTTGCCCAGGCGCTGCTCGCTCATGCTGCCCTCTCCTGCGCTGAAGCTTCGCCCCAGACCGCCTCCATTACGATCCACTGGCCAGGGTCGCGGCGCAGGTGCCTCTCGAACCGCTCCAGGAAGCGGATGGTGTTAAGGCGCACGTCCTCCTCCAGGCTGCCGCTGCGCTCCAGGTCCAGGGGCGGCTCGACTATCACCTCGATGCGCCCGTCGCGGCGGTAGCTGAAGACGGGCACCAGCAGGGCACCGGTGCGGAAGGCCAGCTCCACCGGCCCGGTGGGGACATAGGTCTCCTGGCCCAGGAAGGGAAGCAAGGCCCTCGGGCCGGCCACATCGCGGTCGCCCATCAGGGCCAGCAGGCCGCCCTGCTTCAGGTGTCGGATGGCCGCCTTGACGCTGCCCACGCTCACCGGCAGGAAGGTGTGGCCCTGGCTGGAGCGCAGCCGGTCCACCAACCGCGACAGGCGGGGCGGCTCCAGGGGCTCCGTGAGACAGAGGGCCTTCACCCCCCGCGCGATGAGGCCCTGGATGGCCAGCTCGGGGCTGCCGAAGTGGCAGCTGACGACGATGACCCCCTGGCCCCGCTCCAGGGCCGGCAGCACATACTCGTCGAAGCCCCAGTAGCGCAGGCGGCGGTCGTGAAACTCCTTCGGGTCCAGGCGGGGAATGGTGATCAGGTCGGCATAGTAGCGGGCCACATTCCGGAACACCCTGCGCGTCGCCCAGCGCACCTCCCGCCGCGGGGCCTGTGGCCCCAGCACATGGCGCATGTTGTCGCTCACCCGGCGCCGCAGGGTGGGAGCAACGAGATAGAGGGCCTCCCCCACCAGGTCGCAGATACGGTAGAGCACCGCCAGGGGCAGGCGGCCCAGGGTATGGTAGGCCACGAGGAAGAGGATGTACTTCCACATGGGCGCCGCCTGCCCTTCGCCGGCAGGGCCGCGCCTAGGCCGGGCGCTGGCCGTCGCTGCCAGCGATAAACTCCTCCGTCAGGCGCCTGGCCTCCTCGTCGGTGAACTGCTGGGGCGGGGACTTCATGAAGTAGGCGCTGGGGCCGATGAGGGCGCCCGACAGGCCCCGGTCCAGGGCCAGCTTGGCGCAGCGTATGGCATCGATGACCACCCCCGCCGAATTGGGGCTGTCCCACACCTCCAGCTTGCACTCCAGGTTCAGGGGCACTCCCCCGAACCCCGTCCCCTCAATGCGGATGTAGCACCACTTGCGGTCCAGAAGCCAGGGCACGTAATCGGAGGGGCCGATGTGGACGTTGCCCTCCGGCAGCTCGTAGCCCAGCTGAGAGGTGACAGCGGTGGTCTTGGAGATCTTCTTGCTCATGAGGCGCTCGCGCTCCAGCATGTTGAGGAAGTCGGTGTTGCCACCGAAGTTGAGCTGATAGGTCCGCTCCACCTTCACCCCCCGCTCCACGAACAGGCGGGTGAGCACCCGGTGGAGGATGGTGGCACCCACCTGGGACTTGATGTCATCGCCGATGATGGGCAGCCCCGCCTCCTCGAAGCGCTGTTGCCAGTAACGCTCGCGAGCGATGAAAACGGGAATGCAGTTGATGAAGGCGCACCCGGCCTGCAGCACCTGCTCCACGTACCACTTGGTGGCCTCCTCACTACCTACCGGCAGGTAGTTGATCACCACGTGGGTCTGGGTCTCCCGCAGGATCCGGACTATGTTGGAGGTGGGGCCGCTGGCCTTGGTGATGACCCCGCTCAGGTATTTGCCGATGCTGTCATGGGTCATGCCCCGCTCCACCTTCACGCCCAGGTGGGGGACGTCGCAGAACTTGTAGGTGTTGTTGGGGGGCGTGAAGATGGCCTCCGACAGGTCCTTGCCCACCTTGTTGGCGTCGATGTCGAAGGCGGCCACGAACTCGATGTCGCCCACATGATAGCCGCCCAGGTTGACGTGCATCAGCCCGGGCACCTCTTGGTGCTCATCGGCATTGCGGTAATAGTAGACGCCCTGGACCAGGGACGAGGCGCAGTTGCCGACGCCAATTATGGCCACGTTTATCTTGCCCATACTCGCCACACCTCCTCTGGCGGCCTCTAGGGCCTGGCCGCCTGAATTTTAGCCCCCTAGCGGCCCTGGGAACAACCACGAGGGCACGACAGAGGCGCAGGACGGTTTCCGGCAAAGGTTGGAGCGGGCGGCGGGAATCGAACCCGCGTAGCCGGCTTGGAAGGCCGGTGCTCTGCCACTGAGCTACGCCCGCAGGCCCACTCTCTAGTATAGCGCCCGAGGACGGAAGGCTAGTCCAGCACGTAGCCCTGACGGTGGACGGTCCGTATGCGCACCTCGCTGCCGCTGGCCAGCCGCAGTTTGGCGCGCAGGTTGCGGATATGGGCTCGCACCGTGCCTGCGGGCCCCTCGCCCTGC encodes:
- a CDS encoding thioredoxin family protein, giving the protein MIPLRDQELLRQRFQAELVDQVRIDFFTQKDLPIYLPGKEPCRYCRPTQEMLQELAGLSDLISLRIHVFEDEPEAVRAFGIERVPAIVLRGRDGPQLKFYGLPSGHEFPEFVETIVHLSRREVPLPEAVARKAKRLQERVTVQVFVTPTCPYCPQMVRAAYALAMANPKAVAAEAIEVSEFPDLARRYNIRAVPYTIINDRVAIPGAVPPEALLEQLAKATGTALVETAPAGETTPAELPSGDEPPPERRSSGGLIIP
- a CDS encoding CDP-alcohol phosphatidyltransferase family protein, whose translation is MSYLLPRAALERYLSPALLFLDRVGVRPDHVSLLGAAGNVLAGVLAGRGELLGAGLAAWGFSALDAVDGPLARATGRQTRFGSVLDAVLDRVSEAAVLGGLAFLFLRHGDQEGALLAFVAAVASFLVSYVRARAEVVGIPLREGLLARPERVFILGLGLIINEVKVVLWVLAVAASLTAAHRLFLAHRRTRQEEEEA
- a CDS encoding glycosyltransferase family 4 protein, with protein sequence MRIALVSPYDWSIPGGVNSHVAHLAREFRRQGHDVRIVAPSSRFWAHPLDNLEIIGKYTVGLPASGSVAHISLSFTLAGRVRRLLQRERFDLVHLHEPFMPLLPFQFLRFYPGPVVATFHAAREGGSRLYAYARYLIRPYWGRIDGRIAVSRTALRLISKYFAGRYRIIPNGVDVGRFSPEVEPLPQFDDGKLNVLFLGRLERRKGLPYLLQAFALLKREMPQVRLIVVGRDGGMLAPCQRFVERTGLSDVVFVGYVPEADLPRYYRSAHVFCAPNTGAESQGLILLEAMASGVPVVASAIEGFREVISDGQEGLLVSPGDGEALAQALLRLLSDPALREAMGQRGLATVRRYAWERVATEVLDYYRQVIAQHYSPAG
- a CDS encoding PHP domain-containing protein translates to MSEQRLGKADLHVHTSLSDGMASPQEVLDYVQEHTDLDVVAITDHDSLDGAWAVREAWAKGRYRFDVVVGMEVTAIEGHIIALFVESPLPSLRPAAEVVEAIHRQGGLAIIAHPLSLVTRSLNRRDIERLMSLPQALAHADGMEVANGFARSLPFMHGRHRIVQELADRYRLARVGGSDAHFRQAIGSAYTLFPGRSAEDLRRAILERATAAASGRHPRPWELGLWPLLVQQWRGLTVTPRTLGLGATAMSFVQRIFPFLRPS
- a CDS encoding lysophospholipid acyltransferase family protein, whose protein sequence is MWKYILFLVAYHTLGRLPLAVLYRICDLVGEALYLVAPTLRRRVSDNMRHVLGPQAPRREVRWATRRVFRNVARYYADLITIPRLDPKEFHDRRLRYWGFDEYVLPALERGQGVIVVSCHFGSPELAIQGLIARGVKALCLTEPLEPPRLSRLVDRLRSSQGHTFLPVSVGSVKAAIRHLKQGGLLALMGDRDVAGPRALLPFLGQETYVPTGPVELAFRTGALLVPVFSYRRDGRIEVIVEPPLDLERSGSLEEDVRLNTIRFLERFERHLRRDPGQWIVMEAVWGEASAQERAA
- a CDS encoding inositol-3-phosphate synthase, which produces MGKINVAIIGVGNCASSLVQGVYYYRNADEHQEVPGLMHVNLGGYHVGDIEFVAAFDIDANKVGKDLSEAIFTPPNNTYKFCDVPHLGVKVERGMTHDSIGKYLSGVITKASGPTSNIVRILRETQTHVVINYLPVGSEEATKWYVEQVLQAGCAFINCIPVFIARERYWQQRFEEAGLPIIGDDIKSQVGATILHRVLTRLFVERGVKVERTYQLNFGGNTDFLNMLERERLMSKKISKTTAVTSQLGYELPEGNVHIGPSDYVPWLLDRKWCYIRIEGTGFGGVPLNLECKLEVWDSPNSAGVVIDAIRCAKLALDRGLSGALIGPSAYFMKSPPQQFTDEEARRLTEEFIAGSDGQRPA